From a single Bradyrhizobium sediminis genomic region:
- a CDS encoding AglZ/HisF2 family acetamidino modification protein gives MLLPRIIPCLLVHDGGLVKTVAFKEPKYVGDPINAVKIFNEKQADELAVFDIDATVRGVEPDFKMVANLAAECRMPLCYGGGVKTVAQARRIIGLGVEKIAISSAAIETPELVSAAAQEIGGQSVVVVIDAKKDPRTGSDLAWTHNGTRSTGRPVIDVAQEAESLGAGEIVVNSIDNDGRMKGYDLALARSVRQAVRLPVTLLGGAGSLAHIGELVASCGVVGAAAGSLFVFKGPYRAVLINYPEPPKKDELFQLALR, from the coding sequence GTGCTGCTGCCGAGAATCATACCCTGTCTCCTGGTCCACGACGGCGGGCTTGTGAAGACGGTCGCATTCAAGGAGCCGAAATACGTCGGCGATCCGATCAATGCCGTCAAGATATTCAACGAGAAGCAGGCGGACGAGCTTGCGGTGTTCGATATCGACGCCACCGTCCGGGGCGTCGAACCCGACTTCAAGATGGTTGCCAACCTTGCGGCGGAATGCCGGATGCCTCTGTGCTATGGCGGCGGCGTCAAGACCGTCGCGCAGGCCAGGCGGATCATCGGACTCGGGGTCGAGAAGATCGCAATCAGCTCGGCTGCGATCGAAACACCCGAGCTTGTTTCGGCGGCGGCTCAGGAAATCGGCGGGCAGAGCGTGGTCGTTGTCATCGATGCGAAGAAAGACCCGCGAACCGGCAGCGACCTGGCGTGGACCCACAACGGGACACGCAGTACCGGTCGCCCGGTCATCGATGTGGCGCAGGAGGCCGAGTCGCTTGGGGCCGGTGAAATCGTCGTTAATTCCATCGATAACGACGGTAGGATGAAGGGCTACGACCTGGCGTTGGCCCGATCGGTCAGGCAGGCCGTCAGGCTTCCGGTAACGCTGCTGGGCGGCGCCGGCTCGCTTGCGCATATCGGCGAACTGGTGGCATCGTGCGGCGTGGTCGGTGCGGCTGCGGGCAGCCTTTTTGTATTCAAGGGCCCTTACAGGGCGGTCCTCATTAACTATCCCGAGCCGCCAAAAAAGGATGAGCTTTTTCAGCTTGCTTTGCGGTAG
- the hisH gene encoding imidazole glycerol phosphate synthase subunit HisH yields the protein MIAIVDYGLGNIAAFASVYNRANIKVAVARTAGDLKGASKLILPGVGHFDHAMRLLQESGMRGALDDMVLGDKVPVIGVCVGMQILARSSEEGSLPGLGWIDGEVRAFKSTEAMRDMPVPHMGWNDVRPLSQSRLFDELHDNARFYFLHSYYMNCDRREDALATCNYGADFVCAVQSSNIYGVQFHPEKSHSFGNRLLRNFAGL from the coding sequence ATGATTGCCATCGTCGATTACGGGCTCGGCAATATCGCGGCGTTTGCGAGCGTCTACAACCGGGCCAACATCAAGGTGGCGGTCGCCAGGACGGCCGGCGACCTGAAGGGGGCGTCGAAGCTGATCCTTCCGGGCGTCGGACATTTCGATCATGCGATGCGGCTTCTTCAGGAGTCGGGGATGCGCGGTGCGCTCGACGATATGGTGCTTGGGGACAAGGTGCCCGTGATCGGGGTGTGTGTCGGCATGCAGATCTTGGCGCGCTCCAGCGAAGAAGGAAGTCTGCCGGGCCTCGGCTGGATCGACGGCGAAGTCAGGGCCTTCAAGTCGACCGAGGCCATGAGGGACATGCCGGTGCCGCACATGGGCTGGAACGATGTGCGACCGCTGTCGCAAAGCAGGCTGTTCGATGAGCTGCATGACAACGCAAGATTCTATTTTCTGCATTCGTACTACATGAACTGCGACCGGCGGGAAGACGCGCTCGCAACCTGCAACTATGGGGCGGATTTCGTCTGCGCGGTGCAGTCGTCCAATATCTACGGCGTGCAGTTTCATCCCGAAAAGAGTCACAGTTTCGGAAATCGTCTATTGCGAAATTTCGCGGGGCTCTGA